One segment of Oncorhynchus keta strain PuntledgeMale-10-30-2019 unplaced genomic scaffold, Oket_V2 Un_contig_4274_pilon_pilon, whole genome shotgun sequence DNA contains the following:
- the dnajc2 gene encoding dnaJ homolog subfamily C member 2 has product MLIEALEGDVTVVYCNAIAASVQIEVEPVGRWFEAFLKRRNRNVSASFQELEEEEELSEESEDEELQLEDFPLLRTLDPKDWKNQDHYAVLGLAHMRYKATQKQIKAAHKAMVLKHHPDKRKAAGELIVEGDGDYFTCITKAIEILSDPVKRRAFDSVDPTFDNAVPSKGEGKDNFFEAYAPVFERNARWSSKKHVPRLGTMDSTFEDVDNFYSVWYNFDSWREFSYLDEEEKDKAECRDERRWIEKQNRAARATRKKEEMNRLRTLVDTAYSLDPRIKKFKDDEKARKENEKKAKADAKRKEQEEKERARQAELDAARLAKEKEEEEAKLVAQQAKKEKEIQKKAIKKERQKLRTTCKNWNYFGDNESDSVKMMEDVEKLCDRLELVSLQSLNEGLALGSKEEGKVAVEKQVQEVNAQLQKEKDAEVQARQAVRTTVQASGGGGGGGGKGWNEEELPLLIKAVNLFPAGTNARWEVIANYMNLHSTSGIKRTAKDVINKAKNLQKLEPGQKDEINKKAFEKFNKEHAAVPQTVDNAVPSERFDGAEANTASWTTEEQKLLEQALKTYPVSTPERWEKIAVAVPGRTKKDCMKRYKELVEMVKAKKAAQEQVGSKSRK; this is encoded by the exons cctcAGTGCAGATCGAGGTGGAACCTGTTGGTCGGTGGTTCGAGGCCTTTctgaagaggaggaacaggaatGTATCGGCCTCCTTCCAGGAgcttgaggaagaggaggagctgtCTGAGGAATCTGAGGATGAAGAGCTGCAGCTGGAGGATTTCCCCCTGCTGAGAACACTGGACCCCAAAGACTGGAAG AATCAAGATCACTATGCTGTCCTTGGACTGGCTCATATGAGGTACAAGGCGACACAGAAACAAATCAAAGCTGCCC ACAAGGCAATGGTGTTGAAGCATCACCCTGACAAAAGGAAAGCTGCGGGAGAGCTGATTGTAGAAGGAGACGGTGACTACTTCACCTGTATAACTAAAG CTATAGAGATTCTGTCAGATCCTGTGAAGCGAAGAGCATTTGACAGTGTAGATCCTACCTTTGACAACGCTGTGCCTTCAAAGGGCGAAGGCAAAGATAACTTCTTTGAGGCGTATGCTCCCGTCTTTGAGAGAAATGCCCGGTGGTCTTCTAAAAAACATGTTCCCAGACTTGGCACTATGGATTCCACTTTTGAGGATGTGGATAATTTTTATTCTGTTTG GTACAACTTTGACTCATGGAGAGAGTTTTCTTATTTGGATGAAGAGGAAAAGGACAAGGCAGAATG TCGTGATGAGAGGAGATGGATTGAAAAGCAGAATCGTGCAGCCAGAGCCACCAGGAAGAAGGAAGAGATGAATAGACTACGGACGCTTGTTG ACACGGCCTACAGCCTTGATCCCAGGATAAAGAAATTCAAAGATGATGAGAAGGCCAGAAAGGAGAATGAGAAGAAGGCCAAAGCGGACGCCAAGAGGAAAGAGCAGGAAGAGAAGGAGCGG GCTCGGCAGGCAGAGCTGGATGCTGCACGGCTGGCcaaagagaaggaggaagaggaggccaaACTGGTTGCCCAGCAGGccaagaaggagaaggagatccAAAAGAAGGCCATCaagaaagagaggcagaaacTGAGGACAACTTGCAAG AACTGGAATTACTTTGGTGACAATGAATCTGATAGTGTGAAAATGATGGAAGATGTGGAGAAACTTTGTGACCGTTTGGAGCTTGTGAG TCTGCAATCCCTGAATGAAGGATTGGCATTGGGTTCAAAGGAGGAGGGCAAGGTAGCAGTGGAGAAGCAG GTGCAGGAGGTGAATGCCCAGCTGCAAAAGGAGAAGGATGCGGAGGTGCAGGCCAGGCAAGCTGTCCGTACTACCGTACAGGccagcggaggaggaggagggggcggaGGAAAGGGCTGGAATGAGGAAGAGCTCCCGCTGCTCATCAAAGCAGTCAACCTGTTCCCTGCTGGAACCAACGCCAG ATGGGAAGTCATTGCCAACTACATGAACTTGCACTCCACCAGTGGCATCAAAAGGACGGCCAAAGATGTTATCAACAAAGCCAAGAACTTACAAAAGCTTG AACCCGGGCAGAAAGATGAGATTAACAAGAAGGCCTTTGAGAAGTTTAACAAAGAGCATGCAGCTGTGCCCCAGACAGTGGACAACGCAGTGCCCTCTGAGAGATTTGACG GTGCTGAAGCCAACACTGCATCCTGGACCACTGAGGAGCAGAAGCTTCTAGAGCAGGCCTTGAAGACCTACCCAGTCAGCACCCCAGAGAGGTGGGAGAAGATTGCTGTAGCTGTGCCCGGACGTACCAAGAAGGACTGTATGAAGAGATATAAG GAACTGGTGGAGATGGTCAAAGCCAAGAAGGCCGCCCAGGAACAAGTTGGCAGTAAAAGCAGAAAATGA
- the pmpcb gene encoding mitochondrial-processing peptidase subunit beta, with protein MLVGVLHAHYGSSLNNRTCAIAMSQIINMATSLHRLTSAGRYLVKRNLLKTNVLTRSIVGSHRLLATQAANQVMLNVPETKVTTLENGLRVASEDSGLSTCTVGLWIDAGSRYENERNNGTAHFLEHMAFKGTRKRSQLDLELEIENMGAHLNAYTSREQTVYYAKAFTKDLPRAVEILADIIQNSTLGGAEIERERGVILREMQEVETNLQEVVFDYLHATAYQATALGRTILGPTENIKTINRGDLVEYITTHYKGPRIVLAAAGGVSHNELIDLAKYHFGNLPARYKGEAPTIPQCDFTGSEIRVRDDKMPLAHIAIAVEAVGWSHPDTIPLMVANTLIGNWDRSFGGGVNLSSKLAQMACQGNLCHSFQSFNTCYTDTGLWGLYMVCEPGTINEMMHFAQLEWMSLCTSVTESEVARAKNLLKTNMLLHLDGSTPICEDIGRQMLCYSRRIPLHELEARIDAIDAKTIKDVCTKYIYDKSPAIAAVGPIEQLPDYNRIRSGMYWMRT; from the exons ATGCTGGTGGGCGTGTTACATGCTCATTACGGCAGCTCACTGAATAATCGCACTTGCGCAATAGCCATGTCACAAATAATCAACATGGCGACGTCCTTACATCGCCTTACCTCCGCTGGGAGATATCTTGTAAAACGGAATTTATTGAAGACTAATGTCTTAACCAGG TCCATTGTTGGTTCACACAGACTATTGGCTACGCAGGCCGCCAACCAAGTGATGTTAAATGTCCCTGAAACCAAGGTTACCACCTTAGAAAATGGACTACGTGTTGCATCTGAGGATTCCGGTCTTTCGACTTGCACA GTTGGTCTCTGGATAGATGCAGGGAGTCGTTATGAGAATGAGAGGAACAATGGCACTGCTCATTTCTTGGAACACATGGCTTTCAAG GGTACAAGGAAGCGCTCCCAGCTTGACCTGGAGCTGGAGATTGAAAATATGGGGGCCCATCTGAATGCTTACACCTCGAGGGAGCAGACTGTGTATTACGCCAAAGCATTCACAAAGGACCTTCCCAGAG CGGTAGAGATCCTGGCAGACATCATCCAGAACAGCACATTGGGGGGAGCAGAGATCGAGCGAGAGCGAGGGGTCATCCTCCGAGAGATGCAGGAAGTAGAGACCAACCTGCAGGAAGTGGTGTTTGATTACCTCCACGCCACAGCTTATCAAGCCACAGCGCTGGGCAGAACCATCCTGGGCCCTACGGAGAACATCAA AACAATAAACAGAGGAGACCTTGTTGAATACATCACGACTCACTACAAAGGACCGAGAATAGTGTTGGCTGCTGCTGGGG GGGTTTCACACAATGAATTGATAGATTTGGCCAAATACCACTTTGGGAATCTTCCTGCCAGATACAAGGGAGAGGCGCCAACTATCCCACAATGTGACTTTACTGGAAGTGAG ATCCGAGTTCGTGATGACAAGATGCCCCTGGCACACATTGCCATTGCTGTGGAAGCAGTGGGCTGGTCGCACCCAGATACCATCCCCCTTATGGTGGCAAACACACTCATCGGCAACTGGGACCGCTCCTTTGGTGGGGGTGTG AATCTCTCCAGCAAGCTGGCACAGATGGCATGCCAGGGCAACTTGTGCCACAGCTTCCAGTCTTTCAACACCTGTTACACCGACACAGGCCTGTGGGGACTCTACATGGTGTGTGAGCCTGGCACCATCAACGAGATGATGCACTTTGCCCAGCTGGAATG GATGTCTCTCTGCACTAGCGTTACTGAGAGCGAAGTTGCAAGAGCCAAGAACCTCCTCAAGACAAACATGCTTTTGCATCTTGACG GATCCACCCCCATCTGTGAGGACATCGGCAGACAGATGCTTTGTTACAGCCGTAGGATCCCTCTGCATGAACTGGAGGCCAGAATTGAT GCCATAGATGCAAAGACCATCAAGGACGTGTGTACAAAATACATCTATGACAAATCGCCTGCCATCGCAGCAGTCG GACCAATTGAGCAGCTCCCAGACTACAACCGAATTCGCAGTGGGATGTACTGGATGAGAACCTGA